The Gossypium hirsutum isolate 1008001.06 chromosome D02, Gossypium_hirsutum_v2.1, whole genome shotgun sequence region ACACATTACATGAATTGAAtgatcttacccttttaagtgggagtgagaaactattccttcgtgaggttttcacctccgtataggatagtgggtcgctttcggaatacatcggtacgtatgtcttcgtgagattttcatctccgtataatCATAGgaaaaatgtattcccctgaacggaacttgatctatatgagcctataatgggtgaagatcgaggaatctgctggttcgggtacctttgccctagaagccaaacttcatatagtgaaccttagaaATCCACCTTAGGTAGAACTACACTGAACCCTAGTAGATATCCAAATAGgtgttttactatttcttgattatGTTTGTATGATACtgacatttttattttgattgcatgacatggcatctcatttcattataaaaggcgtcggttcatattcagttgctagatagaaagcttatcatggaaaaagaGTTTCTTGttaaagtggaggataatgcggctgtccgaacTTGGTCTAAAACGACACAACAAGAGAAATGCGATAGTTTGGCTAACGGATATGTATCAGAATTGTGGGACTTTACTcgcatcagtgtaactcaaaaTAGTTTGCAAGAGTTGAAGGAAATCTGGGATCAGTGGAATGACGAGGTTAGACAgcttttttatgataattatggggatttgccttatttgCTTAACGTGAAAGTAGACAAGCTTTTGTTCGAGCcctcgcccagttttggaatcctacttacagttgcttcacattTGGGAAGGTCGATTTGCTGCCTACAATAGAAGAATATGTGGCTTTACTtcgatgttcaaagtttcaagtggacaAGGTCTACTTGAGAGCGataaatgtgccaaccttttcgAAAAAGCTGATGAGtataacagggatgagtgagcagcGGGTTGCTGCACGGattaagcaaaagggggatagtAAGTGTGTTCCTTGGAGGAGTTTGAGAGATGTAATTTTAACACACCCAGACGTGAGGAAGATGTTAGATGTCTTTGCTCTAAGTATATATGGCTTGGTTGTTTTCCCTAAAGCCTTGGGGCAGGTTGATGAAGCAGTCGCCGACTTATTCGACTGGTTTGATAAGAGGGTTACACCAATTCTGGTGATTTTGACAGAAACATTTaggtcattgagtgcatgccgAAAAGCAGGAGAGGGAAGATTCATTAGGTGTGCACAGCTTCTACTCGCATGGTTttacagtcacttttggaaggtggataagGTTTCTTATCGAGTTTTCTttgaaaattattcaccactaaaaGAGATAGTAGCTACGCCCAGGAGAGATGACATTTCGGAGGAAAAGTGGATGGGaattcttcagaatcttcaagAAGAGGACATCGAGTGGAAAGCTCCTTGGTTGCTTCCAGACGAGATCCTGTATAGGTGTGGAAATTTTGATTGGGTTCCACTGCTTAGAATTTGAGGAGCTATTGGATACGCCCCATTATTGGTGCTAAGGCAGTATAGGTTAAGGCAATTTATACCTACTACCCAAGGGATAGCTGATTGTGGATTTTCGTACgttatagaaagaagattcaagagataGCTAGTGCATGGAAACAGACTCACCGAATGAAGAGGTTAGCTGTGGGTCCGATGACAACTTCAGAGTACAATGAATGGTGGGTTAGGAGAATTAACAACAATATACCCAAGATAAGTCAGGAAAACAGCCAGTCAATAGAAGAATATTTGCGGGTCGTCCCTTCTGAGATGGAAATCATAAGGcaagattttgaaagaagaaatacAGAGTTAGAAAAAAAGATAGAACAAATAGAGGAAGAGAAGATGAACTTAATATTAGACATAGACGTTCAGAAGCTTGAAACTGAGGAATTAAGGAAAGGGAAATGTAAAGCTGAGGAAGAGTTGGATAGCTTGAAGACAGACTATAAAAAGTTGCGCCGGTCAATGAGAACTGCCGAGCTAGGAAAAACTTCAGAACAGTGGCGTACTGAAATTCGAGAAGAAAATGACAAAGCCGATAGATGGGAACGAAAATTCCAAGAGATGCAGATACGAAACGAGGCCTTAGAAATGAGTTTGTCAGATAGCCAAAGAGAAAAGGGTGAATTAAAGGATAGGGTGGCCGAGTTGGAAAGATCTCTTCAACAGTATCGAAATCGAAATTCCACAAtagagttgaaagcaagcttgagcaagatttaggaaatgaataaaagaatcgaagagctagaaatgacgctgcaaaattgtgagatccagattaagtacttgaaagaaaatgagAGTCGTAATAATGAACAGCTCCACTACTTTCAGAGTCAAGTTAGGAGAAGAGATCATCTTATGGAGGAAGCTATGgtccagattcgagaagtagTTGATCACATACAGACTTTAGCAGTACAGGCTGATatgctgagtgtgaagtatgaattagaatcggatCGGAGGCAAGAATTAGCTTTGTTACTTAGAAAGATTAGAGTTCTGGGTACTAAGGCAAAGacttatttgtaattcactttatgtaaagaaatttaatttctagtaaagttttcttaaatggaattgaatcaaaattgatgcctttttgcattcatttcatgtatTGCATTTGGTTCATAGgtattaaaaaatactaaaagattctaattaaGTCATTCCTCAgataatctggaaaccaaccaacctacCAAACACCACTGCGGTACTCGATCGAAAACTAAGGACATGGACCAAAGGCTAGAACAGTTccaaaaggaaatgcaagatCAGCTTCAACAAAAAATGAATGAGCAGCTTGAGAATATTCAACAAAAAATGATGgataaaatgatggaatctcaggGGAATATGATGACTAAGTTGACTCAGTTGTTGACTGGAGGAGTTGATAAAGGGAAAAGCTCTGTGCTTAATGTTGAAGAAGGAGACAGTGAGGGACCTgtctatcctccaggctttaccccTCAGCAAGTTAAGGTATATCCACACAAATCCTCTGTCACCATTAAGCCTCAGCAATTTCAGGCCGGCACTACAACGCCAATGAATCTTCAGGctggatcaggctctaaccctgGAGACAACCTTGTTAATCCTGCTATCCCTGATTTCGATGAAACAGCTGGAAAGGAAaaaatgaatgatgaattgccaaaacagctagaggaaaagtacaagtggctggaagagaaatttagagcGATGGAATGTGCCTAGAGCTACTATAGGAtggatgctaaagaattgagcCTGGTTCCAGATTTAGTACTCCtttacaagttcaaaatgccagagtttgagaagtacaacggaactagtagccccgaagctcatattaccatgttttgtaggcgAATGACTGGGCATGTTAATAACGACCCACTGCTGATacattgcttccaggatagcctcacagggtagcatcaaagtggtacaatcaattgagccgtaccaagattaattcatggagagatttagCACCGGCATTCATAAAACAATACATTCATGTGACTGATatggtacctgatagaatcactctacaaaatatggagaagaaacccggtgaaagttttaggcaatatacacagaggtggagggaggttgctgTCCAAGTTCAGCCgtctcttctagaaagagagatgacaATGCTTTTTGTTAACACATTAAAGACCCCATTTAttactcacatgttgggaagtgttactaaaagcttttctgacataattatgaatggtgaaatgatagaaaatgctacTAGAAACGGGAAGATAGATGTGGGAGAAAGTAGCAGAAGGTCAGCctcgaagaaaaaggaaaatgaggtcAATAACGCCAGTTATTCAAAGATGATTACGGTGAATCAGCCGAGAAATGTGGCTGTTGACAAACAAGGAGCCGATACAAGGCAAAACAAGGAAAAGTCCCAATTTACGCCCATTCCAATGTcgtataaggagttgtatcaaaggTTATTCAATGCACACGTAGTTTCTCCCTTTTATTTAGAACCTCTACAGCCTCCGTACCCTAAGTGGTACAATGCAAACGCACAATGCGATTATCAAGCGGGAATCGTGGGGCATTCCATAGAACATTGTATGGCATTCAAAAAGCTGGTTGAAAGACTCATAGGCTTGAGcgttgttaaattggatgattcGCCTAAGACAGAGAATCCATTACCTGATCATAATGGAGTGAACATGATAGGTGGGAGCATGGGAAGAAGAATCAAGGAAGATGTTGCAGAAGTGAAAATTCCTTTGAGATGGGTCTGGAGGAAGATGGTAGAAAGGAGATTATTTGTTTTGGATTCAGAGAGAAGCTTTGAAGGAGTGgaaaactactgtgagttccatcatgGGGAGGGACATGAGATTCAAGAATGTACAGAATTCAGAGCCTTGGTTCAAGGCATGATGGATTACAAGGAAATGGAATTTTACGAAGAAGTTAAGGAGGAAGGGAGTATCTGCACATCCGAATCCACGAAGGTTCCAAGAGTAGTGCAACCGGTGGTCATCATTTCGCGACCAAAGAATAATGAAGTGAGAATGCCAGTAACACCAAGgatcataataaagaaacctgCAACATTTTCTTACCAAGATAGTAGGAGGGTTCCGTGGAACTACGAGTGCAATACAACTGTCCCTGGAAAGGAGACTACAAAGGACCAGGGTGTGAGTGCCAATCCAGAACCTGTGAAAGGAAGGGCCATAACAGTGGAACAAAAAATAGCTGAGCCTGTGTTATCCATCAATAAACTGGTGAAAGAGGAAGAGGCTGTGGAATTCCTTAAATTTTtgaagcatagtgagtataatgtCGTCGAGCAGTTACATAAACAACCGGCTCGCATATTTGTACTAGCCTTACTCTTGAATTCAGAAGCGCACCGATgtgcattgatgaaggtgctgaaTGAGACTTATGTGGCCAACGATATTTCTGTCGTCAAATTAGATCGGTTGGTCAATAATatcagtgctgataatttcatattcttcaatgatgatgaaataccacctggGGGCATGGGGTCTACCAAGGCTTTGCATATCACTACACGATGCAAGGGGTATACTTTTCCAGGAGTCTTGATTGATAATGGATCAGCGTTGAACATGTTGCCATTATCCA contains the following coding sequences:
- the LOC107921702 gene encoding uncharacterized protein, whose product is MDQRLEQFQKEMQDQLQQKMNEQLENIQQKMMDKMMESQGNMMTKLTQLLTGGVDKGKSSVLNVEEGDSEGPVYPPGFTPQQVKVYPHKSSVTIKPQQFQAGTTTPMNLQAGSENATRNGKIDVGESSRRSASKKKENEVNNASYSKMITVNQPRNVAVDKQGADTRQNKEKSQFTPIPMSYKELYQRLFNAHVVSPFYLEPLQPPYPKWYNANAQCDYQAGIVGHSIEHCMAFKKLVERLIGLSVVKLDDSPKTENPLPDHNGVNMIGGSMGRRIKEDVAEVKIPLRWVWRKMVERRLFVLDSERSFEGVENYCEFHHGEGHEIQECTEFRALVQGMMDYKEMEFYEEVKEEGSICTSESTKVPRVVQPVVIISRPKNNEVRMPVTPRIIIKKPATFSYQDSRRVPWNYECNTTVPGKETTKDQGVSANPEPVKGRAITVEQKIAEPVLSINKLVKEEEAVEFLKFLKHSEYNVVEQLHKQPARIFVLALLLNSEAHRCALMKVLNETYVANDISVVKLDRLVNNISADNFIFFNDDEIPPGGMGSTKALHITTRCKGYTFPGVLIDNGSALNMLPLSTLNRLSIDSSHMKTCLNIVTTFDGIERKVMGRIEIPLLIGPTVYEVDFLVMDIKPSYNCLLGRPWIHSVGAVPSSLHHKLKLVSEGRLVTINAEEDIIAAVSNEAPYVETNDEARRVCNCWWGKGVLPRRGLGKYLQGKIAVPALKEKQDNFSLGYKPDREQRRKELERRQERRRARLNREEIKWEPMIIPHISKTFVSGGIIHFERRISIKESIEETLENMHINAVCEGTKEEGSLLGICPYEPGSVLDNWTAEKIPEVFRTISEYYSEQTCCFNLEIIRTLLWK